A genomic region of Bactrocera tryoni isolate S06 unplaced genomic scaffold, CSIRO_BtryS06_freeze2 scaffold_63, whole genome shotgun sequence contains the following coding sequences:
- the LOC120781338 gene encoding uncharacterized protein LOC120781338 isoform X2, translating into MSVPECKGRWRNIRAAYARSVDAYKTKRVPRQYYLAWEMAFLKPHLLKKVTQNNRQNNGINNSEAGANENDVHDMNSTHTDENLSNVMTLIDGMDEQSLRRLLRFIKCKLRQAVSVESNNNNELSAFMQPPLVVTIKEEPELSL; encoded by the exons ATGTCAG TGCCTGAATGCAAGGGACGCTGGCGAAATATACGCGCCGCCTACGCACGCTCCGTTGACGCCTACAAGACCAAGAGAGTACCGAGGCAGTACTATTTAGCTTGGGAGATGGCATTTTTAAAACCCCACCTACTAAAAAAAGTTACACAAAATAATAGACAAAATAATGGGATTAATAACTCAGAAGCTGGCGCAAATGAAAACGACGTCCATGATATGAATAGTACACATACTGATGAAAATTTGTCGAATGTGATGACTTTAATTGATGGAATGGATGAACAGAGTTTGCGACGTTTGCTGCGATTCATTAAATGCAAACTGAGACAAGCTGTTTCTGTAGAAAGTAATAATAACAACGAGTTGTCTGCATTCATGCAACCGCCACTAGTGGTTACCATCAAGGAGGAACCAGAGTTATCGCTATGA
- the LOC120781338 gene encoding uncharacterized protein LOC120781338 isoform X1: MNRNSGQRNHNREENKKLANLVKQHPQLYDRDHVLYGKTNAVKKAWEKISRIWGKPVPECKGRWRNIRAAYARSVDAYKTKRVPRQYYLAWEMAFLKPHLLKKVTQNNRQNNGINNSEAGANENDVHDMNSTHTDENLSNVMTLIDGMDEQSLRRLLRFIKCKLRQAVSVESNNNNELSAFMQPPLVVTIKEEPELSL, translated from the exons atgaatcGAAATAGCGGCCAACGCAACCATAATcgcgaagaaaataaaaaactcgcTAACTTAGTAAAGCAGCATCCACAGCTGTACGACAGGGATCATGTCCTTTATGGTAAAACAAATGCTGTAAAAAAAGCTTGGGAAAAAATAAGCCGAATTTGGGGGAAGCCAG TGCCTGAATGCAAGGGACGCTGGCGAAATATACGCGCCGCCTACGCACGCTCCGTTGACGCCTACAAGACCAAGAGAGTACCGAGGCAGTACTATTTAGCTTGGGAGATGGCATTTTTAAAACCCCACCTACTAAAAAAAGTTACACAAAATAATAGACAAAATAATGGGATTAATAACTCAGAAGCTGGCGCAAATGAAAACGACGTCCATGATATGAATAGTACACATACTGATGAAAATTTGTCGAATGTGATGACTTTAATTGATGGAATGGATGAACAGAGTTTGCGACGTTTGCTGCGATTCATTAAATGCAAACTGAGACAAGCTGTTTCTGTAGAAAGTAATAATAACAACGAGTTGTCTGCATTCATGCAACCGCCACTAGTGGTTACCATCAAGGAGGAACCAGAGTTATCGCTATGA